DNA from Vitis vinifera cultivar Pinot Noir 40024 chromosome 19, ASM3070453v1:
ATCCAAATGAACAATGTCCAATGACAGGTGATGTGCACCAAAGAACACGTTGTTCATGAAATGAGACGACGATCGACGAGGGTAAAAGAAGACGGAAATGGATAAAACGAATGATGAATGGgtgtagaagaaaatgaagaaacggGTTGGGATAAAAGTATCAATGTGTGATAATGACGAACAATCCCATGAACGCCAAATCGAAGCAAGTCACTATATGACAGGAGTAGTGATATAGATAATGATCCAAGGAACCTAGTGTAAAGGAAACCCAAACCTCACTCCCAATATGTCTTCCAGATCCATAGAGAAAAGGATCGTACAATGCTCTCGTTGACTCTCATAAGAAGAATAAGTCTCTCAAACCTAAAATGACATTTGATGATCAAGTCATGATATTGTCTGCAAACCATGCAAAACCCAAATATTAATGACATGAACATCGAACGAgcacaagttttttttttttctttttttctttttacgaAACAACCGACAAAATAAGGCAACGGCCATACCAACATGATCTAACAAATGTACCTCAAATCCCAAACCCAAATAGTCTCCTCAAACTAAAACTCCTGGATCAAAACCTAAGGGTGGAATGAAGGGTGTGACAAGCCTAACCTGCAGCTTCGGGACGAGAGAGCATCATCATCACACAAGGGGAGATAGAAGtgaaaagaatcaaaatgatAGAAACAAAACTCAAAGACAGACAAAGTGAAGATGCACAATGTAGGAAAGAAGAAATCATGAATGAcctaaaaatgaaacaaatgaaCAATGACACAGTGGACTCACAATACTCACTGATCTAGAAAATAAATGCGAAGCACACAAGAGGAGGCCCCCAACCCAGGTGAGAAAAGGTATGTAAGGCTAATTAAACGAATAGGTCATAATGAAtcgtgtgaggctcaatggACTAGATTTGGGATATATCAATGTGTAGGTGTGCAACAGGGAATATGGCTACtcaaaatgatggccacccatttTATAACTATGATCTTAAACGTAAAACTTCTTCAGCTAATCCACATTGACTGGCTTCGAAAACTGATTTTCGTCCAGATCCGTCAACTAGACAGTTCCCTCTTGGGTCAAATCTCGGATAACATACGACCAGCTCCAGCTCGGTCTAAACTTGCCTCTAAGGTcgctgatcaatcccctgaggACCTTCAAAACTAAGTCACCTTCCTGGAATTTCCTAAGCTTAACCCTCTTCCTGAATGCATGGGTCATTTTCCTCTGAtaagcctaaacatgatctgcTGCCTTTAATCTTCTCTCATCTAGAAGGCTAAGCTGATCATAACGAGACTGAGCCCACTCGGTCTCGGATATCTGCTGCTCTAATGCTACTCTCAAAGATCctatctcaatctcaacaggtAGCACTACTTacataccatacaccaaggagTAAGGCGTAGCTCCGGTAGAGGTACGAAAAGAAGTGCGATAAGCCCATAGACCGaaagggagcttctctgaccaatcctgagaagtctcaaccatcttcctcaaaatccgcttaatattcttattggCGGCCTCAACTACCCCATTAGTCTGTGACCTTTACGCAGATGATCTATGATGCTGAATGCCATACTCCTGAACCAATGTATCCACCTCGCCTCTGAAATGCACCCCTCTATCTGagatcaactcatgagggactccatatCGGCATATGATATGTGATCTGATGAACTTAGTCACCTTGGCTGCCATCAATCTGGCATAAGAAGCAgtttccacccacttggtgaagtaatcaataGCTACTAAGATGTACTCGTGCCCACTGAAAGACTTGGGTGAGATATTTCCAATAATATCAATGCCCCACACTGAAAATGACCATGGGGATGTGAGTGCATGCAACTCCGAAGGTGGCATGTGAATGAGATCACCGTGCATCTGGCACTCTGGGCACCTCTGAACTAACTAACAACAATCTGCTTCCATGGTTAACTAAAAATAACCTGTCCTCATAATCTTTCGGGCCAACATGTGTCCTTCCATGTGTGGGCCACAAactcctgcatgaacctctctcatcactctaTCTACAGAGGCACGGTCTAGATATAACAACAATAGGCCATCGGGCGATCGTCTATACAATGACtctccacaaatcacaaatctagtggctAACTGTCTCAAAGCTCTCTTATCCTTAACAATGGCTGACTCAGGGTAAGCGCCACATGACAGAAACTGATAAATATCATGGTACCATGGTAGTCCATCCTGATCCTCGATATCTCCAATCAGACAACAATAAGCTGGTACGGACCCGGTCTCAATTAGCAATGGTCGCATAGTCACTCCTGCATGGATCTCAATCACAAAAGCCAAGGTGGCTAGCGCATCAGCAGACTGATTTTCTGCCATAGGCAAATGTATATATCTCAACTCCTCAAACCTATTGCCCAACAAATCCAAATAAGCATGATAGGGTTTCAACTTCTCATCCCGAGTCCTCCAGATACTTTGAGTCTGCTGAATAACCAAGTTGGAATCCCCGTGGATTTCCAACTGTCTAACTCCAAGATCGAGCGTAGTCTCTAGACCTGTAATGTATGTCTTGTACTCAACGACATTATTCGTCAATCGATGATGATCAGAGAATGCCAATCAGACTGATTTGGGAATATAATCACCCTAAGGTGATATCAATAGGATGCCAATACCAAACCCTGACTGATTGGtggcaccatcaaagtacaatcGCCATCCTGCAATACTAGTCATTAAGACAAACTGCTcatcagggaaatcatcatcaaccgATCTGTCATCAGATACTAGCAAATAAGCCAAATGATCTACAACAATGCTCCATTTTACTGATTTTTGTGTGACACACTAAATATCAAACCTATCAGTAGCACTaaccatctcatgagcctaCCAGTCAAAACAAGCATGCCGAACAGATATCTCAATGGATCTAATCGTGAGACCAATAATATGGAATACTCGGTCACATAGTGTCTCAGCTTTCTGGTGACCCAAACTAGTGCCAAACAAAGGCACTCAATCATAATGTATCTGCACTCATACTTGAGcgtcctcttactcaaataataaatggtTCGATCTTTTCctgaatcatcgagctgagctaacatgcatcccaTGGCAATGTCCGATATTGACAAGTACATAAGCAAATGCCGCCCTGGCGTAGGCGGTACTAAAACTGGAGAAGAAACGAGACACTCCTTAATCTTCTTGAAAGTGCACTGGCAATCATCATCCCAAACTCTAGGCTCGCTCTTCCTTAGAAGACGGCATATAGGCTCgcatatgtctgtcaatctggcaatGAAACGACTGATATACTGTAATCTGCCAAGAAAGCCTCTGATCTCTCTTAGTCCTTAgagcaggcatgtcaagtatggctctgATATTTTCTGGATCAACCTCTATACCACGCTCAATAACGATATGCCCCAGCAATTTCCCATAAGTTACCCCAAAGGTGCATTTCTTGGGATTCAACCTTAACCTGAACTGtttgatcctctcaaagaatctctgtAAGGTTGCTAAGTGATCTGCCCTGTCTTGAGacttcactatcatgtcatctacatataCATCAACATctctatgcatcatgtcatggaatagAGTAGTAGCAGCTCTCTGATAGGCGGCCCCtacattcttcaacccaaatggcataaccagGTAGTAGTAAGTACCCTACTCAGTGATGAAAGAAGTCTTCTTcatatcctctggagccattaaaatctaattataccaaaaaaaaaacccatccaTAAATGATAACATCAAATGCCTTACAGTACTATCAACCAATATATCAATGTGTGGGAGGGggaaatcatccttaggactaaCCTTGTTCAAATCTTGAAAGTCAACACAGACTCTaactttgccatcctttttaGGAACATGGACGACATTAGCCAGCCACTCAGGATATTTGACCACTAATAGGAAACCAACACTAAGTTGTTTTTGAATCTCTTTCTTAACCTGCAAACTCCATCGAGGGTGTAATctcctcaatttctgcttaactggtCTAGCATGTGGCAAGATGGGCAAGCGATGCTGGGCTATAGAGggatcaaggcctggcatgtccttatatgaccatgcaaatacatccaagtatgacctaaGCAGATCAATCACTCTGTTCCTCTCGTCAGGAGATAAGGAGGTGCCAATCTtcaactccctaggctgatcAGGGGTCCCAAAATCTACCAACTTGGTGCTACAAAAAACGGGTGTTACTTTCCTTTCCTCCGAATCTGAATCAAACTCCGACTAATCACTCAATGGGCCATTTGGGTCTCtcacatcatcaacatcatgTATATATGTCATGGGTGTCGATGGtacaatcaaaggaaaatgcaGTGACACAGGTGAATACTCGAAAACactcatattattattatttccacTAGCCACATCATCAAAGCGGGTGACAAACCCGGACATAAtgtcaaaagaaagaggtgggtccataGAATCAGACGCTCcctcaataataataacatcaaGAGTAACAACAGTAATAGAGTCATCATTATTTATCTCAAGCATAAAAGCCCCAAACATATCCAAAGCAGAACGAGGCCCGTGCGGGGCTGCATCCAAAATACAACTAGTGTTAATAATATCCATCTCGTTTGTGGAAGCATCATAAAGAGTCACATCATTAGTGTCAATCACAGAAACTCCGAACAAATCAAAATCAGAGTGGGGACCGTGTGGGACTGCATCGAGAATATGGCTTACCCCTATCATGTCCATCTCGTCCGTACAAGCATTAGGCAGAGTCACTCCATCAGTATCAATCACAATATCCATAAGTATATCATAATCAGAAACTGCCTCCAGGAAGCATACGGAGAACATGCTGGCTCGGTCGGGTGATGAGGGTGCAACTATCATAACATCAGGTGTCTCAGGGATCCCGATACCCAAATGCATATGCCCCAAGGTCCGCTGGAGGTCCTGAACCTCAACAGCCTCTGAAATACAAACGATTCCCTCCATGTGGGGTGCATGATTTGAACCTCTCACAAAGTAATCAGTCAACTGAAAGGTGTACGAGCGAAGAGGGTAGTCAAATGGAACCCCATACAAGTGAGCCCTTACTTTGTCCTTGCGTAGTCACGCCATGTAAAGTGCATCCTCCTCCATAGGAGTGTAACCTAACCCATAAGATATGTCATGATCAACTGTGAAAGTAAACTCGCATGGTCTATGCTGGCGGCGACCCAATCCCAAGTCGGGCAGATAAGACATGCTCCTCATAATGTTAAGCACCAAGGTGCTATTGTACTAGTCGAATGACATAGACACCATATCTCTGTTGTCATCCTCTAAACTGACAACCTAAACCTCATTGAAAGTAAACCCGATCAAATGCAAGTCATCCTCACAGTGACTAATCTGTAATATTGGCTCGAAATAAGCGACAAGATCCCAGTTAGACTATATCGTGATAATGCGATCCTCGTGTATGAACTTTACCTTCTAATGAAGGAAAGCTGGTATGGCACCAGCCTCATGAATCCAAGGACGACGAAGAAGCGGGTTAAAGGATGACTGAATCCTCAGAACCTGGAAAAGCACAGAATATTTTACTAGTCCAATCATAACGTGTGCAGTGAGAGTACACATAACTGTCCTCTGAGTTCCATCATAAGCTCTAACGGTCTATGTAAATGGCCCAAAATCATATGGAGAAAAACCAAGGGCAATGGCTGTAACTAAAGGACAAACATTCACGGCGGAGCCGTTGTCCAGCAAGACCGATGACACTCTACGGCCTGAACAAGCAACATCAATGAACAAAGGTTGAACATGATCTGATCTCTCTAGTGGCAAATCATCGTTGGAAAACACAATGCACGTAGCCCTATCAGCTGTCAAAAAGTGAATCAGCCCCTCTGGGATGGTAGCAGTATCAACTCTAATATGACTTAGAGCTCTGATCAATGCATCTCTATGTGTACTAGATGAGGCCAATAGGCTCCAAATGGATATGTGAGCTTGCGTAGTGCGCAGTTGGCGcaaaatctcatcatcctctctccgAATCTCCTCCCTAGCAACTGTACCAACAAATGGCCTATCGACAAGTGGAGGATGTGCTACTCTCCCACTCCGTGTGACTATCTGAACATCTCTGTGAGCGGGCCCATACCCCTCTGGGAACATAATGAAGGGTGTCAAAGGCGGCACATGTTGTAAATACACTAGTGAGACTGCGGGCTGTAGTGGAATCTCATTTGGGGCCAACCTGAATGGCCTGGGGACCTGCTGTCCATGGGTATATCCACTAAAATCTGAGTCCTCGTACAAACTGATCAACTGAGGAGCCTCTCCATCCTATCCCATCATAAATACATCACCCTCTATGTGCTTAATCAAATGGATTCTCCTTGAGGGTGGAGGTACAGCTCTAGTGTCATGAGTAGGTAACGGGTCTGTGGTCATTGTGGGTCATCCCAGATCAACCAAACTCTAATCAATCAAGTCCTATATATCATGTCTCAGTGCTGAGCAACTGTCCGTATCATGGCCCGCTCTCTGGTGGTAAGCACAGTGAAGGTTTGTCTTGAATCCTAGTAAGGTAGGCTGTAGTGGTGGTTTGGGCGGTAACGGGGCATTCAATCTCCCCTCAACCAATCTCTGAAATGCTCTACTCAATGGCATCCCAAGTTGTGTGAACTGTCTAGTTGGCCTCAGCGGAAGCAGTGCTCTATACTGATGGAACTACATGGGTGACCTCTGGGATGCCTGTGTAGCATATACTAATTATGGCGACTGATGTTGATAAGCAGGCCCTGCTGGCTTAATGGGAATAGCTGGTCAGTACTGATCATGTTGTATCATTTGATAAGAGGTATCTGAAAATTGCCTCTGAGTCTGAGGCCAATGCGGGGACCTATGCCCCATCATACTAATGGTGCCAACATCTGATAGCCTGGGTCCTGACCCTGGCTTTTTCCCCTTTGAGTTTGAGGGGGAAGAATCTAcccataatcctctagatatACCCTCCTCGATGCCATAGAGGGCCTGCACTAAGGAGCCAAAGTTTGTCTACGGAAAGCCCATGAGATGTCTAATGTAGCGGGGCTAAAGACTGTGCATAATCATACTGATCTGATCACGCTCTGAGGGTCTGTCAATAATCTGTGctatcttctccctccagcggGAGATGAAAAAGGTAACTATCTCATCCGGCCTCTGTCTGAGGGCCTCTAACTCTCTTCGAGATACATCAACTACAGTATTAAAGGAATACTGTTTAAGAAACTCCTGTGCCAGATCAGTCCATGTCCAGCGTCGTGGGGGGTCCAATGAAGCAAACCACCACTGGGCGGCACCACTCAAGGACAGAGGGAACAACATGATCATTTGTGTCTCGTCTAACCTATGCCTGCGCATAACAACACTGTACAACTGCAAGTGAATACAGGGGCACCCGATCCCCGTGCATCTCTCAATATCCAGCATAAGAAACTCAATCGGCAAAGCTGCAATAGGCAGGTCATCATACCCATCCCAACTCATGACTCCATCAGTGACATGCAGTGACCTCATCCTCTGCTCAATCCTCTCAATGCAGGCCTAAGTATCATCTGCAACCTGTGCAGGGGCCACAATAGAATGTGGCGTAGTCTTAGTCTGACCATGTAAGACAAAGGCCCCTATCTGTGGGGCTGACTGAACTAggggtggtggtggaggtgggaCTGTGTAGTCCAACTGTATGGTAGGTccagatggtggtggtggtgggggtgTGGAAGAATCATGTGGGGTGGTCCCATGAATCGGTACTAGTGGGGCTTGGTGCTCATCAATCCTCTGACCCAGTCTTAAAATAACATCTCTGAGTGACACCATGGTATCTGTAATCTCTGCCAACTGGTCAACAGTAGCATACTGTGGGTCCATGTCTCTCTGAACTGATGTCTGTCCTGACTGGGTATACTGGTTTGATCCTCTAACAAGTCTGCCTCCGACCCTGATCCAAGCTTGAGAACCTAAGTCGGTCTCAATCAACAATCCTACAAAAGAAAAGGGGTATGTCAATCCCCGTGACTACCAATCCTAAAATCAACTCTGTAATGTAATCCCACGACTAAATCCTCCGAGGGAATGAACTGTCATGTGATGTTAACAACTAATCTAATACATGGCTCCACAGGCAGGAGCGGGATTCTGACATGGTGATATTATGTTAGGAGTAAGGTGGCTCAAAAGCCAACAACGGGAAAAGGCAAGTCCTAAAAGCTAGATGATAGTACCCACAATGGGGATACGCAACCTATGATTCTAACCAAAAATCAAAGTGACACTCTGGCCATGCAGGTATCCACGAAATCCAGCTtagggctatacaggtcttcattgCTCGGATATCTGTCATCTCCatagtgctcccaaacatcgatataacCCTTATGCTAAACCCTAGGGCAAACAGTTGGGAATGACTCCCAAACAATTCAAGAAACCAATAATGAATAGTCGACCAAGACTAGTGATTAGGAAATAAGGGGATACAAGTGCGCCCCACAAACATAAACGACAAGCAGTCATGCAAAAGAAAGGGCAATCATGCAATAAGCAGTCATGCGCAAAGAGATACCCTACCATACAATCTACACAAATTATCTAAGCCTATCATGAACCGCAAAACCAAGAACCAACAACAACGAATAAGCATGCCACAACCAATCAGGTGAACACACAGGCAACAACTCATCACAAGTGCAAGTAAAATACCAACCAAGTAAGTGATCAACAATCACCTATAAAGCCCAAGAGTAAATTGGAAAAtgaaccatgtgctccaatatacccaactcaagttcaagtttgatcctcttatgaaaccagagattctgGGTTCGTTCTCTAGCAGAGTCACCAATTTCTGGACCCTCACTCGATCCACCAATCGGCGCAATAGGTGAAAGAGAAAACTAGTtttcgagttttgaaaaattcgtCCTAGTGAAGAatggttttgtttggagtcgccacttaatttttatttttatttttaaatgggaaaaatttaagtaagaacaaaaaccctaGCATGACTCCAGTTAGGAAAAAACGGTCTgtgaaaactagattctgggttcagggatcaggttacctatcgagAAGGTACATCATGCAAGGTaccacccctctaagcccggaactcggtctctactaatgagctAGGTatatgggagcatatgggtcaaagatcaaacaaacctTGGGCTAAACAAATGACATGAATCACATAGACCCACCTAGTATTTAGCATGCACATACACTCAACAAGTCAAAATCAGAGTGCATACCTGATGTCCCCAACCAAGCGCTGCATAAGAGGTCAGTCAATAAGCTCAAATACACAACAAATATACATAGCAATCATGCACCAAGCATTCATGtaaatttcattatccaaagcCGAAGTGCATACTTGTGGTCCCCAGCCATGTGCTGCAAGGAAAATGTGAGGCAAGTAATACAAGCATACTACATGCACTCTCAATCAAGCATCAAATCTCATACCCAAAAGGAAGGAAAGCAGGTCgaaatgaaataaatggttTGCTTTCTTTTGCACACATTCTTTTAAATTCCATCAAACCAAACCATGCTCGCTTAATCCACATTCTTCCTATCCATGAAGTGGGCTCACATGAAATCTAACCAAACCAAACTCTGACCTTAAAGGTGGCCCACAAGTGCCTTGGAGCCTAAGGGCTCAAGCCACAACAAAAATAGGGTCAAAACATGCTAAAACTGGGGCTACCTAACAGAACTTGTTGAACTGGTTCCAAACTAGTCCAActaattgagaaaaattctgaaacttTACCATAAAATTCCtcgaagaataaggaatccaaaaaaaaaaaaatggcactcaattccgagcccggatgagggagaaTCGAGCGAAACAATGCAATGTGTTTATAAAATGGGATTGCCTAGTAGAACCTATTGAATCGGTTCCCAAATGATTCAActgattgagaaaaattatgaagcTTTACCAGCAAAAAAAACGACACTCAATTTTGAGCCCGGATGAGGGAGTACCAGCCGAAACAATGCAACGTGTTCCTTGTAGAAGGCCAAACCCGAACCACCCAACCTTATTAAAACTAAGGCCACAAAACTCATTAATCAACAAACAATACAACCCCCCTGAACTCAAGAAACCCAGCTGGAAATTCGACCACACGGACATCTACATGCGACCACAAAAATCCCCTGAAACCAAACTGAAATTTCATTCACCTGAAGCCTCCCACCTATAGCTACTCAAATCCCATGGAAAAAACTGAAATTTAAACCTCCTATAGCATATGAATTTAATTGAAATTCAGCTACCTAAAGCCCCCTCCCCACACCCCAATGCAGCTACTGGAATCAATAAGAAGCAAACTGAAATTTCAGCCACATGGAATCTCTACATGTAGCCACAAGACCTGGGGTTTAAGTCCAGATTATTGATGGGTAGGcccaacttaaaaataaaataaaaaaaacagagaatgtCATGGAGACCCTCTCTTAATACCAAGCAAGAGAGGTttcaagaaaaaccaagtggCAGAAAGGTCCATACCAACATAGCCACCTGAATCTAGCATCTAAGAAGTTCCTCAATCTAAAGCTACAAGGCCATAAGAATCCTATCCTTAACAATCAAGAGGTCACAATGACCTTCaaccaaaaccaaaattaaTGAAGGCAGTGACCCTATTACTCACACATCTAAAGCAGGTCATTTCCCCCCATTCCTGATCAGAACC
Protein-coding regions in this window:
- the LOC104877789 gene encoding uncharacterized protein LOC104877789: MPGLDPSIAQHRLPILPHARPVKQKLRRLHPRWSLQVKKEIQKQLSVGFLLVVKYPEWLANVVHVPKKDGKVRVCVDFQDLNKNVGAAYQRAATTLFHDMMHRDVDVYVDDMIVKSQDRADHLATLQRFFERIKQFRLRLNPKKCTFGVTYGKLLGHIVIERDICEPICRLLRKSEPRVWDDDCQCTFKKIKECLVSSPVLVPPTPGRHLLMYLSISDIAMGCMLAQLDDSGKDRTIYYLSKRTLKYECRYIMIECLCLALVWVTRKLRHYVTEYSILLVSRLDPLRYLFGMLVLTVSDDRSVDDDFPDEQFVLMTSIAGWRLYFDGATNQSGFGLETTLDLGVRQLEIHGDSNLVIQQTQSIWRTRDEKLKPYHAYLDLLGNRFEELRYIHLPMAENQSADALATLAFVIEIHAGVTMRPLLIETGSVPAYCCLIGDIEDQDGLPWYHDIYQFLSCGAYPESAIVKDKRALRQLATRFVICGESLYRRSPDGLLLLYLDRASVDRVMREVHAGVCGPHMEGHMLARKIMRTVWGIDIIGNISPKSFSGHEYILVAIDYFTKWVETASYARLMAAKVTKFIRSHIICRYGVPHELISDRGVHFRGEVDTLVQEYGIQHHRSSA